A genomic region of Desulfosarcina ovata subsp. ovata contains the following coding sequences:
- a CDS encoding TAXI family TRAP transporter solute-binding subunit — protein MKRTSMAVLLVFVLGLMAVPAMARTTFIGIGTGGTGGIYYPYGGGVAEIWSKHVKDVKAVAEVTGASVENVKLAHKGETVIGEVMGDVAVAGYNGTGKFKGKKNDIFAMAIMYPNLLQVVALKSSDVTDITQVKGRSISTGSPGSGTNFMAEGVLKALNISPDSYKDSRLSFTESANALRDGTIEVGTWSVGPGTSSILDLSTTHDIRIIGFTPEQTAAVLAANKTYSAVDLAGGVYRGVDEAVPTIGVWNVMICQASLDTDLVYRLVKALFEHNDYLKKIHPSAVYTTPENAVKYSPIPLHPGTIKYLQEKGVAVPDKLKP, from the coding sequence ATGAAACGCACAAGCATGGCAGTTCTGTTGGTTTTCGTTTTGGGTCTGATGGCCGTACCGGCGATGGCCAGAACCACGTTTATCGGTATCGGCACCGGTGGCACCGGAGGGATCTATTATCCCTATGGCGGTGGTGTGGCCGAGATTTGGTCCAAGCACGTCAAGGATGTCAAGGCCGTGGCCGAGGTGACCGGGGCCAGTGTGGAAAATGTCAAGCTGGCCCACAAGGGCGAGACCGTCATCGGCGAGGTGATGGGTGATGTCGCCGTCGCCGGCTACAATGGGACGGGGAAGTTCAAGGGCAAGAAAAACGACATTTTCGCCATGGCCATCATGTACCCGAACCTGCTCCAGGTGGTGGCGTTGAAAAGCTCCGACGTAACGGACATCACCCAGGTGAAAGGACGCAGCATCAGCACCGGCAGTCCCGGCAGCGGTACCAATTTCATGGCCGAAGGGGTGCTCAAGGCGCTCAATATTTCCCCCGACAGTTACAAGGACAGCCGGCTCTCCTTCACCGAAAGCGCCAATGCATTGCGGGACGGGACCATCGAGGTGGGGACGTGGTCGGTGGGGCCCGGCACCAGTTCCATCCTGGACCTCTCCACGACCCACGACATCCGCATCATCGGTTTTACTCCCGAACAGACCGCTGCCGTGCTGGCGGCCAACAAGACCTATTCGGCCGTTGACCTGGCCGGCGGCGTATACCGCGGTGTCGACGAGGCCGTTCCCACCATCGGAGTGTGGAACGTGATGATCTGCCAGGCGTCGCTGGATACTGACCTGGTCTATCGGCTGGTCAAAGCCCTGTTCGAGCACAACGACTACCTGAAGAAAATCCATCCGTCGGCCGTTTACACCACGCCGGAAAACGCGGTTAAATATTCGCCGATTCCCCTGCATCCGGGCACGATCAAGTATCTGCAGGAGAAGGGCGTCGCGGTGCCGGACAAATTGAAACCCTGA
- a CDS encoding DUF1850 domain-containing protein gives MQNHRVAITSVVLTALIALGVLLRPGGLELRVVPVDGGPPLAVLPLAAGEPFTLQYYHSVENAPIWEVHTLDPSGSIFIEEERYLKFGAGMGKMPGVGRMVRQGPYESIVDMHMRTGNFVLRIGSPGVDHMLLWRGTQTNLSTLAPHAAVQFCGRSISRFYALWRQVFPHRATPPGIADGHQTPST, from the coding sequence ATGCAAAACCATCGTGTTGCCATTACCAGCGTTGTCTTGACCGCTCTGATCGCCCTCGGTGTGCTGCTCAGACCCGGAGGCCTGGAGCTTCGTGTCGTTCCGGTTGACGGGGGGCCGCCCTTGGCGGTGCTGCCCCTCGCCGCTGGTGAACCGTTTACCCTGCAATACTACCATTCGGTGGAAAACGCGCCCATTTGGGAGGTGCACACACTGGATCCGTCGGGCAGCATCTTTATCGAAGAGGAGCGCTACCTGAAGTTCGGTGCGGGCATGGGCAAGATGCCCGGCGTGGGCCGTATGGTCAGGCAGGGACCCTATGAATCGATTGTGGACATGCACATGCGCACGGGAAATTTCGTTCTGCGCATCGGCAGTCCCGGGGTGGACCATATGCTGCTCTGGCGTGGCACCCAGACCAATCTGAGCACCCTGGCCCCCCATGCGGCGGTGCAGTTTTGCGGTCGCTCGATTTCCCGGTTCTATGCCCTGTGGCGGCAGGTGTTTCCCCACCGGGCCACACCGCCCGGCATTGCCGACGGCCACCAAACCCCATCCACCTGA
- a CDS encoding TRAP transporter permease, whose amino-acid sequence MATIDPAADLPSHPALATVTARIVMVVAVCLSLYQLYTAGIAALTALVQRSIHLGAILTLTFLLRPPFSTARKDRLNLWVVVDGVLVAAAIFCTVYICVNLTAIFERQGDWLPMDRLVSILGTLLVLEACRRVIGVFMSVICVVAMLYAYFGPYMPDLIIHKGYSVERIATTLWLTTEGIFGLPIGVAATFVFVFVLFGAFLETTGGGSFFIEMAYALTGHFSGGPAKTSVVASGFMGSVSGSAVGNVVATGSFTIPMMKKVGYRPHVAGAIEAAASTGGQLMPPIMGAGAFLMAEFTNISYLTIIKVALVPAIMYYATLLFFVHYEAKKYGLEGQPREELPRVGQVFKSGLHFVIPVVILIYVLVNNYSPMMAGFVAVISTVAASLLANAVRWQIASATDPSCPSLAAFAGGELQSIVQALEKGATSAIMVSVACAAAGIIVGMVTLTGMGLKFSSLVLDLSYGIEVLAILLIGLASLVLGMGLPVTASYIVLATLAGPALLDMGVPLMVSHMIVFWYSQDANVTPPVSLASFAGAGVAGANPMSTAFTSWKLAKGLYIIPIIMAYRPLLGMGEHYELLHWPVVWSMVATMLGLIAFASALERFFIRRATWPETLLFWLAAAGFLWPTYWADGLGLAAFVLVVLLQKGRRGETATGQQI is encoded by the coding sequence ATGGCCACCATCGATCCTGCAGCTGATTTGCCCAGTCATCCGGCCCTGGCCACCGTCACCGCCCGAATTGTTATGGTGGTGGCGGTCTGCCTGAGCCTTTATCAATTGTACACCGCCGGGATTGCCGCCCTCACCGCCCTGGTCCAACGCTCCATTCATCTGGGGGCCATCCTGACCCTTACCTTTCTGCTCAGGCCTCCATTCTCGACCGCCCGCAAGGACCGCCTGAACCTGTGGGTGGTGGTGGATGGGGTGCTGGTGGCGGCGGCGATTTTCTGCACGGTCTATATCTGCGTCAATCTGACCGCCATTTTCGAGCGCCAGGGGGACTGGCTGCCCATGGACCGGCTGGTGAGCATTCTCGGAACGCTGCTGGTGCTGGAAGCCTGCCGCCGGGTGATCGGGGTTTTTATGTCCGTCATCTGCGTGGTGGCCATGCTGTATGCCTACTTCGGACCGTACATGCCCGATCTGATCATCCACAAGGGCTACTCCGTCGAGCGCATCGCCACGACCCTGTGGCTGACCACCGAGGGAATTTTCGGTCTGCCCATCGGGGTGGCCGCTACCTTCGTGTTTGTTTTCGTACTCTTCGGCGCCTTTCTGGAGACCACCGGCGGGGGAAGTTTTTTCATCGAGATGGCCTACGCCCTGACCGGCCACTTTTCCGGCGGCCCGGCCAAAACATCCGTGGTGGCTTCCGGTTTCATGGGCTCGGTATCCGGCTCTGCCGTGGGCAATGTGGTGGCCACCGGCTCCTTTACCATCCCCATGATGAAGAAGGTCGGCTACCGTCCCCATGTGGCCGGCGCCATCGAGGCGGCAGCCTCCACCGGTGGCCAGTTGATGCCGCCGATCATGGGAGCCGGTGCTTTCCTCATGGCCGAATTCACCAATATCAGCTACCTGACCATCATCAAGGTGGCCCTGGTGCCGGCGATCATGTACTACGCCACGCTGCTCTTTTTTGTCCACTACGAGGCCAAGAAGTACGGCCTGGAAGGACAGCCCAGGGAGGAACTGCCCCGGGTGGGTCAGGTGTTCAAAAGTGGCCTGCATTTCGTCATCCCGGTGGTGATCCTCATCTATGTGCTGGTCAACAACTACTCCCCCATGATGGCCGGTTTCGTGGCCGTGATCAGCACGGTAGCCGCCAGCCTGCTGGCCAATGCCGTGCGCTGGCAGATAGCGTCGGCAACGGATCCTTCGTGCCCGTCGCTGGCCGCATTCGCCGGCGGTGAATTGCAAAGTATTGTTCAGGCGCTGGAAAAGGGGGCCACAAGCGCCATCATGGTTTCGGTGGCCTGTGCGGCCGCCGGCATCATTGTGGGTATGGTGACGCTGACCGGCATGGGGCTGAAATTTTCCAGCCTGGTGCTGGACCTGAGTTACGGCATCGAGGTGCTGGCGATTCTTTTGATCGGCCTCGCCTCCTTGGTGCTGGGCATGGGATTGCCCGTCACCGCCAGTTACATCGTTCTGGCCACCCTGGCCGGCCCGGCCTTGCTGGACATGGGCGTGCCGCTGATGGTCAGCCACATGATCGTGTTCTGGTATTCCCAGGACGCCAATGTGACACCGCCGGTGAGCCTGGCCAGTTTCGCCGGGGCCGGTGTGGCCGGCGCCAACCCCATGAGTACAGCCTTCACCTCATGGAAGCTGGCCAAGGGCCTCTATATCATTCCCATCATCATGGCCTACCGCCCCCTGCTGGGCATGGGTGAGCATTATGAACTGCTGCACTGGCCGGTGGTGTGGTCCATGGTGGCCACCATGCTGGGACTCATCGCCTTTGCCTCGGCCCTCGAGCGCTTCTTCATCCGCCGGGCTACCTGGCCGGAAACCCTGCTTTTCTGGCTGGCTGCCGCCGGTTTTCTCTGGCCCACCTACTGGGCCGACGGTCTGGGTCTGGCCGCGTTTGTCCTGGTGGTGCTGCTGCAGAAGGGACGGCGCGGAGAGACCGCCACCGGACAACAAATTTGA
- a CDS encoding 4Fe-4S binding protein, whose translation MSGIYKQLAIFLDHLPAGYPATESGVELRILKRLFSPEEAEAAMTLTMIPEPVAGVAARNGRDATELEKQFAEMADKGLVFRISKRGKILYSAAQFVIGIWEYHLNSLDEGLVADVNEYMPALLKQGWLDVKTKQLRVVPVSKSLAAGMAVTPYEAAEAILNAQSKIVVSDCICRKEQKLIGKGCDKPMETCFSFGAAAFYYERNGLGRSIDKAEALEILKSGVEAGLVLQPGNQQKTSNICMCCGCCCGILKNLKTLDRPAMAVHSNYFARVDDTACTGCEACVERCQMDAITMDDIARVDLQRCIGCGLCVTDCPSGAMQIVEKNADDRYVPPKNMLATYMKIAQERGLR comes from the coding sequence ATGAGTGGCATCTACAAGCAACTGGCCATCTTTCTGGACCACCTGCCGGCCGGCTATCCCGCCACCGAAAGCGGTGTCGAACTGAGAATTCTCAAACGGCTATTTTCTCCCGAGGAAGCCGAAGCCGCCATGACCCTGACCATGATTCCGGAACCGGTGGCGGGAGTGGCGGCGCGCAACGGACGGGATGCAACCGAGTTGGAAAAGCAGTTTGCCGAAATGGCGGACAAGGGCCTGGTCTTCCGGATTTCCAAGCGGGGCAAAATCCTTTACAGTGCGGCCCAGTTTGTCATCGGGATCTGGGAGTACCACCTCAACAGCCTGGACGAGGGACTGGTCGCGGATGTCAACGAATACATGCCTGCACTTTTGAAACAGGGCTGGCTGGATGTCAAAACCAAACAACTGCGTGTGGTGCCGGTTTCCAAAAGCCTTGCCGCCGGCATGGCGGTCACGCCCTATGAAGCCGCCGAAGCGATCCTCAATGCCCAATCCAAAATTGTGGTTTCCGACTGCATCTGCCGCAAGGAACAGAAACTGATCGGCAAGGGGTGCGACAAACCCATGGAGACCTGCTTCTCCTTTGGTGCCGCGGCCTTTTACTATGAACGGAACGGTCTGGGGCGTTCCATCGACAAGGCCGAAGCCCTGGAGATTCTCAAGTCCGGCGTGGAGGCCGGTCTGGTGCTTCAGCCGGGCAACCAGCAGAAAACCAGCAATATCTGCATGTGCTGCGGCTGCTGTTGCGGCATTCTCAAGAACCTCAAAACCCTGGACCGTCCGGCCATGGCCGTGCACTCGAACTATTTCGCCCGGGTGGACGATACGGCATGCACCGGCTGCGAAGCCTGTGTGGAGCGGTGCCAGATGGATGCCATCACCATGGACGACATCGCCCGGGTCGATCTGCAGCGTTGCATCGGATGCGGGCTGTGTGTTACCGATTGCCCTTCCGGGGCCATGCAGATCGTGGAGAAAAATGCCGACGACCGTTACGTCCCGCCCAAAAATATGCTCGCAACTTACATGAAGATCGCCCAGGAGCGGGGCCTGCGCTGA
- a CDS encoding Rieske (2Fe-2S) protein, whose protein sequence is MKFLKRLFGICETPLPADPSAWSLNGKTVQVDLSRMPELNAPGSGVRLEGQGLDPRLLVVHSDDGQYHAVANRCAHMGRRIDVLAGSGRIQCCSVSKSTYTYDGQPVSGAAKSPLTTFPVALENDTLTITLRK, encoded by the coding sequence ATGAAATTTCTGAAACGACTGTTTGGCATTTGTGAAACTCCGTTGCCGGCCGATCCCTCGGCTTGGTCTCTTAACGGTAAAACAGTTCAGGTCGATTTGTCGCGAATGCCGGAACTGAACGCCCCCGGCAGCGGCGTGCGCCTGGAAGGCCAGGGTCTGGATCCCCGGCTGCTGGTGGTTCACAGCGACGACGGCCAGTATCATGCCGTGGCCAACCGCTGCGCCCACATGGGCCGGCGTATCGATGTTCTCGCCGGCAGCGGCCGCATCCAGTGCTGCAGTGTTTCCAAATCGACCTATACCTATGACGGCCAGCCCGTGAGCGGCGCGGCCAAATCGCCCCTGACCACTTTTCCGGTAGCACTCGAAAACGACACGCTCACCATCACCTTGAGAAAGTGA
- a CDS encoding NADH:flavin oxidoreductase yields MQTSPLFESATLHTLTLPNRFVRSATWEGMATEKGAVTPRLIDTMAALAQGGVGLIISGHAYVSAEGQATPWQLGIYDDALVDGLRQMTDAVHAAGGSILAQLAHAGNFALEKAIATAPRVVSNFDGLAKTPRHELSAEEIEALKGAFVAAARRALAAGFDGIELHCAHGYLLSQFLSPWFNRRTDAYGGSIESRARIHVEIIRAIRAVVGADYPLLIKINCSDFADGGLTVEESISAVRRMVPAGLDAIELSGGLLTGGTLSPSRPGITTPEKEAYFRLSARAFKEVLDVPLILVGGIRSPEVAERLLADGSADFFAMSRPLIREPDLVNRWQTGDRSPALCISDNLCFRPGMMGKGVYCLTKERMETQR; encoded by the coding sequence ATGCAAACATCTCCCCTGTTCGAGTCTGCAACCCTTCATACACTGACCCTGCCCAACCGCTTCGTGCGCTCGGCCACCTGGGAAGGCATGGCCACGGAAAAGGGCGCGGTGACGCCCCGGCTGATCGACACCATGGCCGCCCTTGCCCAAGGCGGCGTGGGCCTGATCATCTCCGGGCATGCCTATGTCTCAGCGGAGGGCCAGGCCACGCCCTGGCAGCTGGGCATCTATGACGATGCCCTGGTTGACGGCCTGCGCCAGATGACCGATGCGGTGCATGCCGCTGGTGGGAGTATCCTTGCCCAACTGGCCCATGCCGGTAACTTCGCCCTGGAAAAGGCCATCGCTACCGCCCCCCGAGTGGTTTCCAATTTCGACGGCCTGGCAAAAACGCCGCGCCACGAGCTGTCCGCGGAGGAGATCGAAGCACTGAAAGGAGCTTTTGTGGCGGCGGCCCGGCGGGCCCTGGCGGCCGGCTTCGACGGCATCGAGTTGCACTGCGCCCACGGTTATCTGCTCAGCCAGTTTCTCTCCCCCTGGTTCAACCGGCGCACCGACGCCTATGGCGGATCCATCGAGAGCCGTGCGCGCATTCACGTGGAGATCATCCGGGCGATCCGTGCGGTCGTGGGTGCGGACTATCCCCTGCTGATCAAAATCAATTGTTCGGATTTCGCGGATGGCGGACTGACCGTGGAAGAGAGCATCTCGGCAGTCCGGCGGATGGTCCCCGCCGGCCTGGATGCCATTGAGTTGAGCGGCGGTCTGCTTACCGGCGGAACGCTCTCTCCCAGCCGGCCGGGCATCACCACCCCGGAGAAGGAGGCTTATTTCCGGCTGTCGGCCCGGGCGTTCAAGGAGGTCCTGGACGTTCCGCTCATTCTGGTAGGCGGCATCCGCTCTCCCGAAGTGGCCGAGCGCCTGCTGGCTGACGGCAGTGCCGATTTTTTCGCCATGTCCCGCCCGTTGATCCGGGAGCCCGACCTGGTCAACCGCTGGCAGACCGGCGACCGCAGTCCGGCCCTTTGTATTTCGGACAACCTGTGTTTCCGGCCGGGCATGATGGGCAAAGGCGTTTACTGCCTGACAAAAGAACGTATGGAAACCCAAAGATAA
- a CDS encoding DUF3137 domain-containing protein has protein sequence MQSLESFYQSDLLPDLETLEAQRLTVKKKLVQAIVIFVALNLAFLFVHGLFGLNLYLMVWLTFIILSALFTFFFWHIKYYRDYHTGFKDRIIPRIVAFVDQRLRYDKAGMVPREAFMASHLFADKPGEYSGDDLVSGTLGETAIQFSEVHAKRVDIIRKSSSSSSTNRTKKQITPIFDGLLFVADFNKSFKGTTIVLPDTAQRLFGDIGQALQSLNVQNGQLIKLEDPDFEKLFVVYGQDQVAARYILSTSLMRRLVDFQNRAQKKMRLSFSDSKFYVAIAFNRELFEPRIRESLLDISHIQEYYDDLKLVVDIVDQLNLNTHIWTQKSALAATSVAAANAAMESGTSGVPPTPPPPQGGRKRYSEEETKALFREFANKADTSMAPKIKTAKRWLKRIAGILLAVIALPFLLSGVGMGGLITLGIGLFFIVGGFMSPSVEKMVGGVLFPAIGIVIAVFSYSAYQTSLASKSWPTVSGSIIQSEIKKRTSTSGEGTNKKKTVKEYPNVTYQYLIDGKTYKSGKLSFSSTGNAKQVVARYPVGKRVPVYYNPEKPKQAVLIPGGAKFNYVPYFFSGFFILMGVLLLSRWRKQTRALGNAG, from the coding sequence ATGCAATCACTGGAATCCTTCTACCAATCCGATCTGTTGCCGGACCTGGAAACGCTGGAGGCGCAACGGCTCACCGTAAAAAAGAAATTGGTGCAGGCGATCGTCATCTTCGTGGCGCTCAATCTGGCGTTTTTATTCGTTCATGGTCTGTTCGGCCTCAATCTTTATCTCATGGTCTGGTTGACGTTTATCATTTTATCGGCCCTCTTTACGTTTTTTTTCTGGCACATCAAGTACTACCGGGACTACCACACGGGCTTCAAAGACAGGATCATCCCCAGGATCGTGGCCTTTGTCGATCAGCGCCTGCGGTACGACAAAGCCGGTATGGTGCCCAGGGAAGCCTTTATGGCCAGCCATTTGTTTGCCGACAAACCCGGCGAATACAGCGGGGACGATCTGGTGAGCGGCACCTTGGGGGAGACGGCCATCCAATTCTCGGAGGTGCATGCCAAGCGGGTCGACATCATCCGGAAAAGTTCGAGTTCCAGCAGCACGAATCGAACGAAAAAACAGATCACCCCCATTTTCGACGGACTTCTCTTCGTTGCCGATTTCAACAAATCCTTCAAAGGGACGACCATCGTCCTGCCGGATACGGCTCAGCGGCTGTTCGGCGATATTGGCCAGGCCCTCCAGAGCCTCAATGTGCAGAACGGCCAACTGATCAAACTGGAAGACCCGGATTTCGAAAAGCTGTTCGTGGTTTACGGCCAGGATCAGGTGGCGGCGCGCTACATTCTTTCCACCAGCCTGATGCGCCGGCTGGTCGATTTCCAGAACCGCGCCCAAAAAAAGATGCGGCTCTCCTTTTCGGATTCCAAATTCTATGTGGCCATTGCCTTCAATAGAGAGCTGTTCGAACCCAGAATCAGAGAGAGCCTGCTCGACATCTCCCACATCCAGGAGTATTACGACGATTTGAAACTGGTCGTCGATATCGTGGATCAGTTGAATCTCAACACCCACATATGGACGCAAAAATCAGCGCTTGCGGCAACCTCCGTGGCCGCGGCCAATGCCGCCATGGAATCCGGGACGTCCGGTGTACCGCCGACACCTCCGCCGCCCCAGGGCGGCCGGAAGCGCTATTCGGAAGAAGAGACCAAGGCGCTTTTCAGAGAATTCGCCAACAAGGCCGATACCTCCATGGCGCCCAAAATCAAAACGGCCAAACGCTGGCTGAAGCGAATTGCTGGCATTCTGCTGGCGGTGATCGCCTTGCCGTTCCTGCTTTCCGGCGTCGGTATGGGCGGATTGATCACCCTGGGGATCGGTCTGTTTTTTATCGTGGGGGGCTTTATGTCCCCATCCGTGGAAAAGATGGTCGGCGGCGTCCTTTTTCCCGCCATTGGCATCGTTATCGCCGTGTTCAGCTACAGTGCCTATCAAACCAGCCTGGCCAGCAAATCCTGGCCGACAGTAAGCGGCAGTATTATCCAGTCGGAAATAAAAAAGCGGACCAGCACCAGCGGAGAGGGCACCAACAAAAAGAAGACGGTGAAGGAATACCCAAACGTCACTTATCAATATCTCATTGACGGTAAGACCTATAAATCCGGTAAACTTTCGTTTTCCTCAACGGGCAATGCCAAACAGGTCGTTGCCCGATATCCGGTCGGAAAAAGGGTTCCCGTCTACTACAATCCCGAAAAACCCAAGCAAGCGGTGCTGATCCCGGGCGGTGCGAAATTCAATTATGTGCCGTATTTTTTCTCCGGATTTTTTATCCTGATGGGGGTGCTCCTGCTTAGCCGATGGCGCAAACAGACCCGGGCGCTTGGAAATGCGGGGTGA
- a CDS encoding LemA family protein, with product MIVAIVIAGVIVLLLILLYNNLVGKKNQVATAFSSIDVLLKKRFDLIPNLSKMVKRYMQHEVDVLTRVTEMRAKVMSGQMSEADTVAMDREVSSAIGKIMVAAENYPDLKASENFINLQASLNEVEEQISAARRAYNASVKDYNNALEMFPSNIVASLMRYQQKVFFEIDTQERKNVDVGQLLDV from the coding sequence GTGATCGTCGCCATCGTCATCGCCGGTGTCATCGTTCTTCTTCTGATCCTGCTTTACAACAACCTGGTGGGCAAGAAAAACCAGGTGGCCACTGCCTTTTCCAGCATCGACGTATTGCTGAAAAAGCGTTTCGACCTGATCCCGAACCTGAGCAAGATGGTGAAGCGCTACATGCAGCACGAAGTCGACGTGCTTACCCGGGTGACCGAGATGCGCGCCAAGGTCATGTCCGGCCAGATGAGCGAAGCGGACACCGTGGCCATGGACCGGGAAGTATCCAGCGCCATCGGGAAAATCATGGTTGCAGCGGAAAACTATCCGGATCTGAAGGCCAGCGAGAATTTCATCAACCTGCAGGCCTCCTTAAACGAAGTGGAAGAACAGATTTCGGCGGCGCGCAGAGCCTACAACGCCTCGGTCAAGGATTACAACAACGCCCTGGAAATGTTTCCCAGCAATATTGTCGCCAGCTTGATGCGATATCAGCAGAAGGTATTTTTCGAAATCGATACCCAGGAACGAAAGAATGTGGATGTAGGGCAGCTTCTGGATGTATGA
- a CDS encoding DUF3617 domain-containing protein — protein MKNCKRLIVLMIVLLPMAGHAWAGPNINPGLWEFTTETKMEGAGNMQVPSETHTQCITADDLVPMSQGASQECQISNVVTNGDTTSWEIVCSGQGGQMEGTGEVTYHGDTMEGSMVMVISSANMKLTNHITGRRIGNCSGSSTAASAPQPVAQTSSEPSAVGEAISEDAKDVGQAARDEVKDSTSQEVRKGVRGLFKNLFK, from the coding sequence ATGAAAAACTGCAAACGACTTATTGTACTGATGATTGTCCTTTTGCCGATGGCTGGCCATGCCTGGGCCGGTCCCAACATCAATCCCGGCCTCTGGGAATTCACCACCGAAACCAAAATGGAGGGGGCTGGCAACATGCAGGTTCCTTCCGAAACCCATACCCAGTGCATCACCGCGGACGATCTGGTTCCCATGAGTCAGGGTGCCTCCCAGGAATGCCAGATATCGAATGTTGTCACCAATGGGGACACCACCTCCTGGGAGATTGTCTGTAGCGGCCAGGGCGGCCAGATGGAGGGCACCGGCGAGGTGACCTATCATGGGGACACCATGGAGGGCAGCATGGTCATGGTGATCAGCAGCGCCAATATGAAACTCACCAACCACATCACAGGGCGCCGGATCGGCAACTGCAGCGGATCGTCAACGGCGGCGTCGGCCCCGCAGCCTGTCGCCCAGACGTCTTCCGAGCCCTCGGCCGTCGGGGAAGCCATCAGCGAAGACGCCAAGGACGTGGGGCAGGCTGCCCGGGATGAAGTCAAGGACAGTACTTCCCAAGAGGTCCGCAAAGGCGTGCGCGGCCTCTTCAAGAATCTTTTTAAATAG
- a CDS encoding DUF3592 domain-containing protein, which produces MNSPKALQTNKSKSRFVHLSGVSGKADRGMIFLILGMFVAGVVMMAWGGFEIKGSRESGSWPTAQGTISASSVGKRTTRDSNHRTKTTYYPKVGYHYQVEGRKYSSTRIAFGVGESGGSMKWAQKIVNKYPVGKTVTVYYNPQDPPYGVLESGTTWRSIVLLLAGAVFFIVGVLCVKAKLRRN; this is translated from the coding sequence ATGAACAGCCCCAAAGCCCTTCAGACAAATAAGTCCAAAAGCAGGTTTGTCCATTTATCCGGCGTCAGTGGCAAGGCAGACCGGGGGATGATTTTTCTGATTCTGGGGATGTTCGTGGCCGGCGTTGTTATGATGGCTTGGGGCGGCTTCGAAATCAAAGGCTCCCGGGAGAGCGGCAGCTGGCCCACCGCCCAGGGAACCATCAGCGCATCCAGTGTTGGCAAACGGACGACCAGAGATTCGAACCATCGGACCAAGACAACCTATTATCCAAAAGTGGGCTACCACTATCAGGTCGAAGGGAGAAAATATTCCAGCACTCGGATCGCATTTGGCGTGGGCGAGTCCGGAGGCAGCATGAAATGGGCCCAAAAGATTGTGAATAAATATCCGGTCGGTAAAACGGTGACAGTCTACTACAATCCCCAGGACCCGCCATACGGCGTCCTCGAATCCGGCACCACCTGGCGTTCGATAGTTCTTTTATTGGCTGGCGCCGTTTTTTTCATCGTAGGCGTTTTATGTGTGAAAGCCAAATTAAGGAGAAATTGA